The genomic window GAATTAGACTCCTGCTGTTAAACACTGACTCTGTTGGGGCAAGGAACTTCCAGCTTCTCCCCACAGATCAAGTCCACTGAGAAAGCTGTGTGCTAACTCCTCTGAGTACCAGAAAGCTGCTACTTCCCTCACTGAAATGTACAATTCCTGGCCCCTATGCATGTGATCAGCTAACATTTTAATAATACATGACATTTATTATTGTAGCtaacatttggaaaaaagaCACTTTTCCTAATCTCCCAGCATCTAGGAATTTTCACTGTCTCCTGGGAGTCCCATTAGAGACTACATATGGCACAGAACCCTTACCTTGTACTCCAAAGTTTCTTTGAgcatgttttcttcctcttgtgAAAAATTCAGTAACACAGACACAGCTTTAATGAGATGGAATGCCTGAAAGAAACCAGAGAGTTGTGTTGCTTATGATGCTCTTGGGCTCTACACTCAGAACTACAGTGCAGCACAGAGTCCTGCAGGTCTGTCACAGActtcagcagcccagcagcctccCCTTATTCCCAGTTTCAATGGACTAGGATGGCCTGTATCTTACTTCTGTGTTTCCTGgctttctgttctttaaaaattgttttggagAAAGAAGACAAGTGGGAGGCTGGTTAGTCAGAGTAGAgaagcagcctggctgctgctttgaaaagtgGCTCAAACCAGCACGAGGCAAGAGAGATCCTTGTCATTCCAAATACACACTGAGGCACACTGTGCTCTCACACTCACTGGGGCACACAGGGCAGTGAGTGACAGTCAGCACTCGGATACCATGGAGTTCTACAGTTATTTTTTGACCTTACCCACTGACTTGCAATTAAGTGTTTTGTTGGCATGACTAATTTAACACAAGAGAACAGGAAGGAGTTCCAAATGCACAAGGAATTACCTCTTACAGACCAACAGCAAGTGATTTATgtctttttcttggttttctctttcttaaatGTACAGCCATTCTAATTACATACTCCATATGCTCTTcagagcagtgcagagggaATCTCTTGTAGGTGCAGATCTTAAACACCCAGATGTAACTACCTCCTAAAAACTTCAATGTCCCTTTCATGTAGTTCAAAGTAGTCTGCACTTCCAAACATGTTGCTGTTAgctattttgtttcattatcCCCCACTGTAcactttttatttgtaaaattatggAATTGGCATAAAGTGTCCTTAGCAGGTGACAGGTGGCAATTTCTAGAGAAAGACAGATGTAGAAAGAGAAGGTGACACCTTTACCTCAGATTCCCTGCAGGACATGAACTTTAGTACAACATGTTTAAGGTACTCAAAGTTTATCTCCCTCGAGTCATTCAAATCAGAGTTGTTGGTGACAGTCACAGAAGCATTAGGCACTTCAGAATTTGCACGTAGCTCAGGTACCTCACTGTCAGGCCttattttctacaaaaaaaaaaaaaaaacacaaaaaaacccacagaggaaaaagagaagtacATTGCAGACTCTGTCAGCTTGACACTGGGAGGGATCTGGGTTCAGGATATCTAAAGAGGGTTGTATTCACAACTGGTACAAACTGGACATCAACAGCTTCTCATCCTTCATGGGGTCACAGCGGAAAAGtgtctccagctctccctgcactgcaggacaggagctggTTGATGTCAGTGTTCTGTGTACATTTCCCAAACCAGCTTGGAACTGGCTCCATGGTGGAAGCTATCCCTCAGTAATTTTTCCTATCACTAACCTGCCCTGAGCCTTTCAAATGGGGGCTTTCTTCAGAACAATTTTCATCATCAGagcaaaaataacaattttaaaacctctgttttttggggtttttaaaagatttttttcttggcGAGATAAACCATTGCAGAGAGTTGAAAGGGGAGTTAGCAGTCAAGCTTTTGGAATGACAGTGCAAGTACCTGCCAGCAAGTGCCATCTGAAGAGACTGAAAACACACAACCCTTACCAGCTCTTTCTGGAGAGTTTTCTTGAGTTCTGTCATTCTTTGCTGAAGCTGCTTTATCATCTGTAAGCACAGAAAAGGAGAGTTTAACAGTATCCATTGTCAGGACCCCCAGATAGCTGGAAAAACCCATGATAAACAAGTACtgaatgaaataataattaacCAACACTGACAGCTGTGAAGAAGTAACCTGAAAGCCTTGCCTTGccagctgcacacagcagcaggcaTGTGACAGGGGACACTTGGGCTTTCATGTGACAGCGCCGTGGAACTGAACTGAATTTGCACAAAAGGGCTCTGCAGGAAAGCTGTAAATAATATCATTTGGTGCATCCTTCTGCCAAAATACATCAGGATTCatgcagctcttgctgcagcttttATTCATTGTTGGTAGATCCTTGTATGATCCAGAGAAAAGCATTTATTCACAGCATACTGGATTCAAATTGGACAGGCCTGTCCTTTtaaggctgcagcaggggcagcaccAGTTACTTGGCTTCCTAATTAAGAGGGGAAAGACTACCAGGTGTTTCTGTTCACCTTGTTTTTCTCAGCAATTTGCTGTTCCAGCTCTCTGTTATCCTTCTGAAGTTGAATGACATCTGCAGCTGCCACCTCTCCATTCTGTTCCACCACAGAGttttctggagaagggaaatgctCATTGTTCAAGGCTCTCGTCGACTCCTCCAGTTCTAAAAcctataaaaataaacagtgaaGTGAAGAGATATCATGACATTTTCAGCCCAAGAACACTCCCCAGGGGGAAAGCCAGACTTCTTTTTGGTTGTCCAGGCAAGACAGAACTGGGGGTCTCCTGCACACCTCCCTCTTTTTCTGGGAAGTCTGACAGAATGGATTTGCAACAGCACTCACAGTTTTCTCATGCTCTCTGGCCAACAGGCACTCCTGTACCTGCAGCTTCAGCTCATCAATTTCCTTTCTTGCCGTTTCCTCTTTCTCCACTGCTTGGCTCTGACTTGCTTCTATGTCCAACTGTAACTGATGCACCTGCAGCAAGGCAGCTTCATGGTCTGGGAAAGGAGAGACCTGCTTAGTATCAGTGTTCCACATCAGATGGGAGTTTCTAATCCATTTTGTCTGTCATGAAGACAGAAAGCCAGGGGAGAGACAGACACGAGAGACTGTCCAATTGGTAGTGAACAAGAAACCATTTTGAAAATTCTAAGAGATTAAATATAGAAGAGAAACCTAGAAAAATTACAATCTACCAGGCAAGGCCAGAACTAGAGACTGTACTTAAAGCTGTCTGGGATACAGTAGACTCATCTGGTCTAACCTTGACTGAGTTGGTTcagttcttctttctgttttagcAGCAGACCACATTTTTCATCTAtcagctgctctttctcctttatTAGGGCATTCAGATGTGAAACCTTCAAAGCAGACAAACAATGAACAGAAGTCATTAAAGACATAAAACAGAAAGAGGGTGTTGAAAGATTCCAACATCCTTCAGAGGCATCACCTCCACAATGCTGCTCTCAGTAACAAGCACTGAAGCTAATGCTGGAAGAGCTAAACCCCACTTGGCTTCTGTGCCACCATCAGATTGTCACAGGCAGCATGTGGCACCTGCAAAAGCCCCTGAGCAAAACTGGAGATGGCCTTAAACCCCTTCTACACAGAGCTGGCCCAGCAAGCACAGATCTACAGCAGTCCCAGAAGAATAAAGAACCCAAAAGATGGGACTAACTCCAGTCAAACTTGCTCAGTTGACAGTTCCTACTTTAAGCAAACACAAGCTCACACTATCCACCATTTCTTACACAGGAAGAGCAAAACAAGGCTACCTAGAACTGACATTTGGTACTGGATACAAGCTCCTCCCTATGAGGAAATGTACAAATTTACAACTGCTGTGCTCCAGATGAATCCAGATGTGACACAGGCACTGAAAGGAACAACCCAGAACAAACAGGTTTCTTTAAAAGAAGCTGCCAAATGTCAGAAGCTCCTGATGGCTGGCACACTGGGACAGTAACACCTCACAGATTACAGGGCTCTGAAACAGTCTCAAGTTTACTGAGGCAACCACTGCTGTCTCACATGCTGCAGATAGGATTCTGATCAATTGTCTTGAATGTTGGGATAAATAAATCCAAACCTAGTCTGCTCTTTGAAAGGTCAGGATGTCTCAGATACATTTTAGAACAGTCATTATTAACCAACCTGCTGTTGTAATTCCTCTCTCTGTTTCCGTGCTTCTTCCAGGGCTTTGGCAATTTCCACACTGACAGTTTCTCTGCTGCTCATCTCATTCTGCAAACCAGAAGTAATTGAGATGTTATGTGAGACAACTGAATCAAGTCAGTCTCTCATCTTTAACCCCAAATCTATTAGGACTACATTTATCAGTGTTCTGACACACCAATTTCCAAATGAGTTAGGTTTGTTTTACtgactgctgctctctgcataTGCAAGAGCAACACAAAACTGATGTAagaacccaaacaaacccaatgCTTGCAAAATCTTCCAGCTTGAAGTCTCTATTACAAAGAAGTAGCTCCTTGCTACAACAGATCTTTATTCCAATTGGGCATCCAGGAGTAGCTACGGAAAAAATTTCAACCATCTAAAATTACAGTCAAAATTGGATAAACTGTAAACACCCGACTAATTTaagtttttaacattttggtttgaacACTGTGAGTGGAATTTGATGTTGAACCATTCTGTATTCACCACTGCTAACAGGATTTCCAAGCTCTTCACATGCCTGACAATATGGGAATGTATTATTTCTGCCTGATTTAGGCAGACCCAAGCATTCTGGTTTCAGAAAAGGATCAACCCTTTGTAATGCTTCTCAAACACATTTCTGCTGAGTACCAGAGATGATTTACAGCTCCAAGTACCTGCAACCTGTATGTAACAGACCTCCAAGCACTGAAAGTAACCCACTGTGCTCTTTACTGTTCCCCAGCCTCAGCTCTGTCCCAAGCCAGTGCCAGCACCCAGTTCAGCCCTTACCTTTAGCCTGTTCAGTTCAGACTCCTGTTGTTTTAAAGAACTCTCATACCCTTCTTTGCTTCCCTtgaggttttcattttcttcttccaattGGCTCTGTAAAATAAAGTGTTTAAATATGCAGTACAATTATTCTAATGCTTTGTTTAAACAATTAAACACATCTAATACTTTGCTCATATTTAGTTCCTCAAAGTATCAGATCTTCTATTATAATGCCAGGAGCACTGAATAAGAACAACAAGCAAGGTCCATAAGCTGTGTTAAAATCATGTTGTGAAGACTCTCACAACCCACCAGACAGCTTCTGTACTTACAATCCTGTGCTGAGTTGTTGTTTTATCCGATTCCCAAGCTTTTTCAAGAGCAGCAATCTGAGACTCCAGCCCAGTAACTTTCTGATCATACTGATGTTTCTCACTTAAAATCTGTTGCTGCAGGTGATTTCTTTCATCCTCTAGAGCAGTTTGCTTAAGAGACATAAAGAAAACCACATTaataaaatggtatttttacaTTCTGACAAGATCAGACACCATTCCATGAGATACTCTCAAACTGAGGAACAttattcctttggcagcagtgTCATGTACTCAGACAGGAGTTCAGGAGACAAACAGCAAGAAAGCACTTGAGGAACAAAATAGAGAACTGATTGTCTCTGGGGATGCTGAAGACTGATCTGTTAATGGTCAGTGAAACATGCAGGATACTCACCAGCTTCTGGATCTTCAGatcctgctcagcagctgcttctttgctctttttcaaTGTTTCTGTTGCAATCTGTAGTTTCTGTTCCAGTTCTTTATTCTAAAATAACACCATGAATTGAACTCCTTATCCACTGGCATCtatgttattaaaaaatatgtgcATAATACAGAGTGGCCCAGGAGAAGAAGGTAAATATTAAATCCCTGAAATCACAGAGATGAGAGAGGCCGTCTATTTGACACATGCTGGTTTTAGAAACTCTTCACCACAGCACTACCCCAGCAATGCTTGCACTTGAGTTATTTGTTTCTTAGTACAGGCAGGATCTGCACAAAACCTCTACCTTCACCTCTAGGCCCTCCTCCACCCACAAAAGTGGGGAGATGCCCAGAGACACGGATCAATTATTCTCCTTTCAAGACCAAATCCAACTAAATGTGCAGTCTTACCTTTGGCTGGGAGTGcagtgaggggaggaggaataGGACATAGAGGATGAAAACAGTGGGAATCTgtattgaaattaaaaactacTCACCTGTGTTTCCAACTGGTTCACAGCCCCGCTGTGCCGTGTCCTGTCTGTCAGTacctgctgcctgctctcctccagcctctgctcaAGAGCAGCTTTCTGAAGATTACATTGAGGTGAAGAACAGGAGGAAGGATGGACAAAAACTTAAGTTGGGGGGGTGTagttaaaattttcctttttatttcactaATAAGGTCAAACTAAAATGGGACAGAATGTTTTAGTATCTCTAGATGGACTTTAAACTGGCTTGAGCTTACTAAGCCAAGTCCTTTCATCACAGAAACACTGAGGTGATGTGACTGTAGGCACCCTGACCAGGGAAGAGCAAACATTCCCTTGTCTTCCCAAGACCCAGCTGGGAAGACATTGCTCCAGGCTGATTCTGAGCCGGAACATCAGTGCTTGAGAAAGAGATCAAGAAGCAATGAGAGAAAGGGGATTAACCACAGCTAagtttctgttttcagctgttgTTTAGCACTTCTGAGGCTGAGGTTTTCAGCATACAACATTCTGTTTGCACACCTACGTGCAAAcagctcccctccctgccccactgccttgccaaagaacaaggaaaagcaTTCCCTGTTCTTGTAAGGAttaatcaaaaaaaacccctaattgTTCCACCTCTTGTGGGGATGCTAGaaagctgctcttttccttctAAGCAGTCAGATGCAATGCCCAAATGGACAATGCAGAAAGGCCAACACAAGACATCTGTGCAGGATCCACACAAGCAGGCCCAGCGTAGCCAGCCACATGTTCTGCCCAGCACAGACAGTGTGCCAAAACACACTGACAGGACAAATGTGCCTGTATGACATCAGCAGCTATTCTTTCCATGGGTGAGAAGTAATGGATGAC from Corvus moneduloides isolate bCorMon1 chromosome 21, bCorMon1.pri, whole genome shotgun sequence includes these protein-coding regions:
- the GOLGA1 gene encoding golgin subfamily A member 1 isoform X5 produces the protein MKLTRPVEPRWLKEWLWPWTKRTRSGWKNLVKLKRKKKMLQTQLQEMREQSLNLFQKRDEIDELEGFQQQEIAKVKHMLLKKEESLSRTEQELEARAQELTHAKAELQEARSESSSLRKDLQDLQQQFSELEARRDELMTAETNAENKITALELREQELQTVIQQLSVDLQNARVAGSGCEKRLEVLQVEHESLKVEYEQQKQKMTFEFAERDKLTEQLQEKVSSLEKKLERNLSGDEHVQELLKEKAALEQRLEESRQQVLTDRTRHSGAVNQLETQNKELEQKLQIATETLKKSKEAAAEQDLKIQKLQTALEDERNHLQQQILSEKHQYDQKVTGLESQIAALEKAWESDKTTTQHRISQLEEENENLKGSKEGYESSLKQQESELNRLKNEMSSRETVSVEIAKALEEARKQREELQQQVSHLNALIKEKEQLIDEKCGLLLKQKEELNQLSQDHEAALLQVHQLQLDIEASQSQAVEKEETARKEIDELKLQVQECLLAREHEKTVLELEESTRALNNEHFPSPENSVVEQNGEVAAADVIQLQKDNRELEQQIAEKNKMIKQLQQRMTELKKTLQKELKIRPDSEVPELRANSEVPNASVTVTNNSDLNDSREINFEYLKHVVLKFMSCRESEAFHLIKAVSVLLNFSQEEENMLKETLEYKMSWFGSKPSPKGSIRPSISSPRTLWP
- the GOLGA1 gene encoding golgin subfamily A member 1 isoform X3, with the translated sequence MFAKLKKKIAEEAAVAPRPGGAARIPRSVSKESITSVGADSGDDFASDGSSSREDLSSQLFRRNEQIRKLEVKLSDYADQIRNLQKIKEKLENALEKHQDSSMRKFQEQNEAHQASRAKMAEGMALALDKKDKEWMEKLGQVEKEKKMLQTQLQEMREQSLNLFQKRDEIDELEGFQQQEIAKVKHMLLKKEESLSRTEQELEARAQELTHAKAELQEARSESSSLRKDLQDLQQQFSELEARRDELMTAETNAENKITALELREQELQTVIQQLSVDLQNARVAGSGCEKRLEVLQVEHESLKVEYEQQKQKMTFEFAERDKLTEQLQEKVSSLEKKLERNLSGDEHVQELLKEKAALEQRLEESRQQVLTDRTRHSGAVNQLETQNKELEQKLQIATETLKKSKEAAAEQDLKIQKLQTALEDERNHLQQQILSEKHQYDQKVTGLESQIAALEKAWESDKTTTQHRISQLEEENENLKGSKEGYESSLKQQESELNRLKNEMSSRETVSVEIAKALEEARKQREELQQQVSHLNALIKEKEQLIDEKCGLLLKQKEELNQLSQDHEAALLQVHQLQLDIEASQSQAVEKEETARKEIDELKLQVLELEESTRALNNEHFPSPENSVVEQNGEVAAADVIQLQKDNRELEQQIAEKNKMIKQLQQRMTELKKTLQKELKIRPDSEVPELRANSEVPNASVTVTNNSDLNDSREINFEYLKHVVLKFMSCRESEAFHLIKAVSVLLNFSQEEENMLKETLEYKMSWFGSKPSPKGSIRPSISSPRTLWP
- the GOLGA1 gene encoding golgin subfamily A member 1 isoform X1 — its product is MFAKLKKKIAEEAAVAPRPGGAARIPRSVSKESITSVGADSGDDFASDGSSSREDLSSQLFRRNEQIRKLEVKLSDYADQIRNLQKIKEKLENALEKHQDSSMRKFQEQNEAHQASRAKMAEGMALALDKKDKEWMEKLGQVEKEKKMLQTQLQEMREQSLNLFQKRDEIDELEGFQQQEIAKVKHMLLKKEESLSRTEQELEARAQELTHAKAELQEARSESSSLRKDLQDLQQQFSELEARRDELMTAETNAENKITALELREQELQTVIQQLSVDLQNARVAGSGCEKRLEVLQVEHESLKVEYEQQKQKMTFEFAERDKLTEQLQEKVSSLEKKLERNLSGDEHVQELLKEKAALEQRLEESRQQVLTDRTRHSGAVNQLETQNKELEQKLQIATETLKKSKEAAAEQDLKIQKLQTALEDERNHLQQQILSEKHQYDQKVTGLESQIAALEKAWESDKTTTQHRISQLEEENENLKGSKEGYESSLKQQESELNRLKNEMSSRETVSVEIAKALEEARKQREELQQQVSHLNALIKEKEQLIDEKCGLLLKQKEELNQLSQDHEAALLQVHQLQLDIEASQSQAVEKEETARKEIDELKLQVQECLLAREHEKTVLELEESTRALNNEHFPSPENSVVEQNGEVAAADVIQLQKDNRELEQQIAEKNKMIKQLQQRMTELKKTLQKELKIRPDSEVPELRANSEVPNASVTVTNNSDLNDSREINFEYLKHVVLKFMSCRESEAFHLIKAVSVLLNFSQEEENMLKETLEYKMSWFGSKPSPKGSIRPSISSPRTLWP
- the GOLGA1 gene encoding golgin subfamily A member 1 isoform X2 — translated: MFAKLKKKIAEEAAVAPRPGGAARIPRSVSKESITSVGADSGDDFASDGSSSREDLSSQLFRRNEQIRKLEVKLSDYADQIRNLQKIKEKLENALEKHQDSSMRKFQEQNEAHQASRAKMAEGMALALDKKDKEWMEKLGQVEKEKKMLQTQLQEMREQSLNLFQKRDEIDELEGFQQQEIAKVKHMEESLSRTEQELEARAQELTHAKAELQEARSESSSLRKDLQDLQQQFSELEARRDELMTAETNAENKITALELREQELQTVIQQLSVDLQNARVAGSGCEKRLEVLQVEHESLKVEYEQQKQKMTFEFAERDKLTEQLQEKVSSLEKKLERNLSGDEHVQELLKEKAALEQRLEESRQQVLTDRTRHSGAVNQLETQNKELEQKLQIATETLKKSKEAAAEQDLKIQKLQTALEDERNHLQQQILSEKHQYDQKVTGLESQIAALEKAWESDKTTTQHRISQLEEENENLKGSKEGYESSLKQQESELNRLKNEMSSRETVSVEIAKALEEARKQREELQQQVSHLNALIKEKEQLIDEKCGLLLKQKEELNQLSQDHEAALLQVHQLQLDIEASQSQAVEKEETARKEIDELKLQVQECLLAREHEKTVLELEESTRALNNEHFPSPENSVVEQNGEVAAADVIQLQKDNRELEQQIAEKNKMIKQLQQRMTELKKTLQKELKIRPDSEVPELRANSEVPNASVTVTNNSDLNDSREINFEYLKHVVLKFMSCRESEAFHLIKAVSVLLNFSQEEENMLKETLEYKMSWFGSKPSPKGSIRPSISSPRTLWP
- the GOLGA1 gene encoding golgin subfamily A member 1 isoform X4 — encoded protein: MFAKLKKKIAEEAAVAPRPGGAARIPRSVSKESITSVGADSGDDFASDGSSSREDLSSQLFRRNEQIRKLEVKLSASMRKFQEQNEAHQASRAKMAEGMALALDKKDKEWMEKLGQVEKEKKMLQTQLQEMREQSLNLFQKRDEIDELEGFQQQEIAKVKHMLLKKEESLSRTEQELEARAQELTHAKAELQEARSESSSLRKDLQDLQQQFSELEARRDELMTAETNAENKITALELREQELQTVIQQLSVDLQNARVAGSGCEKRLEVLQVEHESLKVEYEQQKQKMTFEFAERDKLTEQLQEKVSSLEKKLERNLSGDEHVQELLKEKAALEQRLEESRQQVLTDRTRHSGAVNQLETQNKELEQKLQIATETLKKSKEAAAEQDLKIQKLQTALEDERNHLQQQILSEKHQYDQKVTGLESQIAALEKAWESDKTTTQHRISQLEEENENLKGSKEGYESSLKQQESELNRLKNEMSSRETVSVEIAKALEEARKQREELQQQVSHLNALIKEKEQLIDEKCGLLLKQKEELNQLSQDHEAALLQVHQLQLDIEASQSQAVEKEETARKEIDELKLQVQECLLAREHEKTVLELEESTRALNNEHFPSPENSVVEQNGEVAAADVIQLQKDNRELEQQIAEKNKMIKQLQQRMTELKKTLQKELKIRPDSEVPELRANSEVPNASVTVTNNSDLNDSREINFEYLKHVVLKFMSCRESEAFHLIKAVSVLLNFSQEEENMLKETLEYKMSWFGSKPSPKGSIRPSISSPRTLWP